GTCAACTCGTCGCATGAGAGATCATTTCATTCCGTTAGTGTAGCGTCTCTTGGTCACTCGGGCAATTAATCTCTTCAACACTTAAGAAAATACGCGTAATCTTCTGAATGTCATCTTTTGCTATTTATCCTTTCCCTGCATTCTTACTGAAATGATCTGAAACGCTTTAACTCAACGTGATGACGTACACATGAAACTTCCTGTCGACACACATACCTTGAGACGCTTGAGTTCAGGTCGGGTTACTTTCCCATCAGAGCATGAAAACATCCTTGTAGTGCAGGCTAGGAACATACCCAGGCGGATCAACGCGTAGCATAGGCTTTTATCACTTGGCGGTCATATTGAGTCCCGAGGGactaaaaacgtttcttttaCCCCCTAAACTCGTTCCCATAACTGTCAACCCGAAGTTCGGGGTACGAAATCTATGCTCGCTGACCAACATGGCCAACCGCGTGACAAAGGCCCGCACGGGGAACAAAGCCAAGTGAAGGTAGCTGTCAATCGTATGCTTCGATTTGCAAATGCAAACATGCAAATGTTCGCACAAATGCTGTCTTCTGAGTTAAATCATAAAAAGCAAACTGACTGGGATTCCCATTATCTATAGTTAATGGTCTGTAAGCATGCTATGTCGCATGAAAAGGATCCGTCAATGTGTTCCATAGACGATATTTCTCTCCTTCACAGGCGAAAACTTAAATCAAGCTTCTGGCCAGGAGCGCGCTGTATTTCTCAGTTTAGGAAATTTTCAAAGTCGGACTTTCATTAAGTTCTAGGGCTGTATAACCCGTTTTACACCTTATGAACGCCTTTTGGATGCCTATTATTACGTGAAAAGGTCCAACTTAAGCACTACTGAAGACGATATTGCAAAAAAGATGGAAGTAGCTACGTTGATCTATTGAAAACACAATTCAGCGAAAACCGATTTGTGATAATTTTAATGAACTACTCAATATAAAATAtacatttcttttaaaatcTTTGTCAAGAAACTTAATCTCATCCTAAACGTGTAGAATCTCATACGATAATTCACCAATTTCTGCCAGAATCTTCCAACACCACGTGAtgaaatttttgctttactcTTTGGGCTGTGGAATTTGCATCGCCAAGAAAACCTTTGCAGGGAAATTAGGTTCTTCAGCTTTTTCGTATTTCGGCATAATGCAAAGCCTCATGATTGGCTACATATCGCAACCAATAAGCAAATGATTGCTCGAACGTGTTCTTCCACTGGCATAATACcgtacatattttttttacacTTGTTACACTGTTTTGACGGAAAACTTTCAGCAACATTTTCAATAATATCCAAAATCTTTCTTTAAGAATCTGTGCTTACGAATAAAAACATTCCAGTATATCAATTTAAGTCATTATATTACACATAAAAACGATGCGAGACTCGAAGTGGGGTCAATATAAACACTATCTGAATACTTCTCGATAAAATTACCAATTTTCTACAAGCCAATACAATGTGCGCTTAGACGAgtgcattaaaatttttcttacgacaaaaaaatgaagtaaaacGACTGATTAAAACCAATTTGTTTTCTACTACTCATCAAAAGCAAAGGCATCCTGTTGCTTTAAGTTCCAAGAGGCCCTTTTCCGAGATCTCAAGGTATATTTTGCCTTCGATGAAGTAGGGGTTGAATGTCTGAAGCTTTTGGCGGCAAATCTTGGCACTTCTGGAGGTGACGAACCGAAGCTACCTTGGTCAAAAATCCACGTCGGTCTCCGAGTGTTTCCGAAAGTTGTAGCGGGCAGCGGTCGGGTAAAACTCGGAGAACTTCTTGTTCTGTTCGGTTTCATGGACGATTGAGTTGAAGAAGTGCGCTGCAACGGTTTCAACGGCAAAAAGACCTTCTGTGAAGTTGCCTGACTTGTAGAAATGCGTTTTAGCGGTTTTAAGGGTAAATTGTCTTTCCTTGTTGTCGCAGTTACCCGCTTCAAAGGCTTTAATGGCAGTATCGCCATTTTCGTTGACGAAGACGTTCCTCTTGACGATGACGAAGTTGTTGACGATTTGTCAATCTCGTTATCTTGATTCTCGACAGAAGATGAATTTTGACTTGCCTTAAGGGAATCGTCGCGTGTCCTACGAAGTTTAACTCGTTCTTCCATGGTTTGAATGATAGGTTCGTCGTCAAAATACGAATCATTGAAATCTACCATGGTGGAAACACAACGACCTCGATTAGTCTTCTCAAGCATTGCATCATACCCCAAGGCGTCAACTATGGTTTCATTGGACTCTACATGAAGCACACTGGCACATCCCATAGAAGGTCGGTGACCAGCAATTCCAGTGCTCTCCTCTTTCGCAATTTCATCGCAAATCGTGGTTTTACCTGAAGATTCTGTCGCGTCTTTACCTTTTTCTTCGATTACTCGTTCAATTTCACAATTAGGATAAGATTCACATGTGGAAGTCAAAGAGGAAGGCCCAGGCCCACTTTCCGTATCACACCACCGCAAATTTGACTTTCGGCGCTTCGTTGGCCTCTCAAGTTCCGGCTGAATGTCTTCTGACTTCCGTTTCTGTCTCCAGGAAGTAAAACTAAACGGGGACTCGGCGTCCTCTTCCTCTCCGTCAGTGCTATCCGATACAGCACTAAAAACGTCATCATCGACGTCATCGTCAGCGTCATTATGACTGGCTCCACTGTCAACAGGTGACAACGCCATGTAAGCTGCTCTAAAGCGTGCTTCCTCATACGCACCCTCTGACTTCGCTCTTTTTGCTGTGCCAGAACCAACACAATCAGTCGCTGATTTCCTTTTCCTTGTTCGTTGCTCCTGTTCCGCGTGTTCAGTCTGCGATACTTCTTCATTTACCTTTTCTCCTCGAGTGATTTCCTTCGAACCTGCATTTGTTAATTCTTCATCAGCTGTTTTCTTTATTGTTACGCGCTCGTTTGtttgttcaaaaatttccgTCATCGTGGCATTGTTAACGTCACTGTGATTACGGTCGGTGTTTCCACGATTTATACTTTCGACAAGGGTGTTTATTTGATAACTAAGCTCTCCCTCAGAAGAGAACGACTTGTCAAACTGAGGCACGTTAAAGCCGTAGAATTCCTCGTTCTCGTCATCAGAATCGAACAAACAAGCGACTCCATGCGCCGCTTGGCCTTCCAATGAAAAGCTACTCTGCGGGAAATTACTCTCACCGTTGTTGCGCGCGGGAACTTGGTCTCGTATCGGAATGGCCAATGTTAAGAGGTGGTCCACGGAGACAGTTTTTTCTAACGATGCTGAGGGTTGCACAGTTGCTTCCATAGCACACTTTTCTGTGTCGAGGCTTCGAACAGAAGCACGCATGCTTCTCGTCTCCCTCATGGGTCCGCTGCGGGGGCTCTCAGAGAAGGTGCTATCATCTGACTCGGATTCAGGGTCCTTTTTATTCATAATTTTTTCACGAAGAGCAGTGTGCGATGGGCTTTTAAGCTTACCTTTGATTTTGCGACTCTTTCTCTCAGGAGTTTGGTTTCCTCTGCCTTTGAATAACTCAGATTTTTCTGTCAGACCTTTAGTCTTGACGCTCGTGAAGGGGGATAACACATTAGCCTGTGAAGGATCCACCTTCTGTTCCTCGTCTGGAATATTGCAATTTGACCTCGTCCTTTTGCTGATattctcattttctttttggtctTGTTGATTGGAGCGTTTTCGAAGTCTGTATCCCCCGCCTGCTTCGTTGAAATATCCGGAATTCTCGGAATTCGGGGACGAAGGACAACAATTTATCGTTGGTGTACTAGAAATCTCTTCATCTTGGGCCTCCGAAGTTGCATCCCTTGAGGCTGCTTCTTTTGATGTAGGTAAGTTCTCCTCTGTAGATAACCGAATACTTTCAGTTTCGGACTCTGCGGAGGAGCACTCCAATACCGGCTTGTTGCTCGACACGCATATTCCACGACAATCCGACAACTTAACTTGCACATCGCAGGACAGACTATTAAGGCTTGGTTGCTTGCTTTTATTCTCAGAAGCTTCTTTCGTGAGCTCTTTCTCTGCAGCAAGGAGGCGAGGGCTTGTGCGTCTTTTATCCTGGTAGAATTCCTGGTTCTCCTGAGTAGATTCCACTGTCGTGGATTCGGCAACTTCAGTTTCTTCACGATCACACACCCGCATATTTGCACTTACACTTGACTGAACTGACGTACATGATGCGGGTGTCACGTGGTCCGATTTTTTGGTTTCCACAGCAATATTTTGACTAACCAAAGATGCTTCCACGTCTTCTGTTGTCTTCAACCTGGTCTCGTCCCCGGACTCTATTCTTCCCCCAGCCACACAAGTTTTTGTTTCCGTCTCAGGTGATTTCAGAGTCTTTGCCTCCATGGCAGGACTGGTCTTCGTTGTCGATGTGAGACTTGTCCTTTGGGCGCTTCCTTGGTCCAACTCAAGGAGGTTTTCGTTCCCAGCACTTCGAGTTTTGATCTGCTTTTTTTCCTCACCACTTTCTTTTTCACATCCTTGTTGCTCATCTCCCAACGCAAGCTTAGATGACGTCAAATCATCCCCAAAACCACCTTTCTCGTTTCTTTCAAGGTCTTGAGCAAGTTTGCTACCGCCTTCATCGCAATCTTGCCGACTTCTTCGTGTCCTTACACCCCTGTCAGTTTCTTCGACAATTGCTACCTTCACAAGGTCCTGTGATATTTTGTTCTCGACTGCAATTCCAGTGAGAGACTGGCCAAGGGCATCTTCCTGAGCAAAAGACGCGCTCTTCGCGCGAGGAGAACTCACGGACGCGCCTGTATTGTGGGTAGAATTCGCGGTAGGGGAACTTGACGTTGAAGATCGTATTCTAACATGTGGAATTTGTTTCTTGGCGACAACGTCGTTTCTTTTAAGAGGACTTGATAAATGTTTAACCCTGTTCCGTTTGGGCGTAGTGGGATGTTTTCCTGGGCTATTTCTTTCCTCCGAAGTACCCGTCTTTAGGCTGCTGTCTGACCTCAATTCTTCGATGTCTTTCTTCCTCGATCGCAAAACTCGTTTTGGTGTATCATTGTCATCCAGGGCATGATCTGGGGAGGGTTGCGCAGAGGGCGTTTTCTCAGGGGAGGGGTTGGTGGGTGTGTGACAGTCCTCTTTGTTGTCCGGTGTGTGACACTGAGGGGGTCCATGTTTTGATGGCGTCTTTTGTTCTGGGGGGCTTACACAGGATTCATTTGACGATTCAGCCCTACACCGGGAGGAGAGGAACGTAGAGTGAGATggaatgatgatgacaatgacgataaaaaaacaagacaaaatgataaagataataataataataataataaaaataaaaataataacaacaataataatcatgGACATTTAAGTAACCAATTAAGCTGGGCTCAAACACGCCATTAATTTGAGATGACAAATCAATTTAATATATGAGAAAGCAAAGcaactgttgtttttttatgaTAGAAGAAAAGCGTAGTGCCTAAAGGAAACCTATCGGAGCAAAATTAAGAACAAAATGAAGTGAAGGCGTTAAGTCTGTGAATCGAATCTTGGCCAAAACGATGCAGGCGAGTTCTCTCAGCACAACGCCAAATAAATGCTTGCAAAATAAACGGATTTGTTacgatattagggagcttacgcaacaggacgacTGGAAGACTCAgaacggcagaatgacgaaaaagtgtggcgcgagactgtgcattcccaatcttacgcgacattttttcgtcattctgccgtcctgagtgttccagccCTCCTGTtgcctaagctccctattgacaaCATCAAACAGGACGTTTGctgtcaacaacaaaattccCAGACACCACTAATTCTATCTTAATGTTGATGTGATTGAAGAATGGTCCTCGCAATTTTCACTGGAAATTGGTGGAAGAAATAAGAATTGAACTAAAACCACATAATATTCATTTAGGCTGACCAAACAGAATGATCGTCCAACCTCACTGTTCACGATTTCCGTAAACGCAAAGCCTAATTTTTATGTACCTCTGAGATGGTATGGTTTTTAGCCAGCCAATCATCtattttcacatgacgtcacgacGACCATGTTGAGAATAGAGGCTATGTTGTTGCTCGAAAATTGAGCTCTGTGGTTGCACAAATATTTC
The nucleotide sequence above comes from Acropora muricata isolate sample 2 chromosome 12, ASM3666990v1, whole genome shotgun sequence. Encoded proteins:
- the LOC136892949 gene encoding serine-rich adhesin for platelets-like, encoding MSSNRRASLIVNAARRSPRRRSKTPSVNELSKKYKSSPRGKRKLEFQYDKPLKGQTVYLDLQGYRKINALKAQITELGGKVEEFLSKDIGRVVTNRKHLDVRCSPRSNSTPSPILSIPSPVPGNMKSSSAKGSAVPSPLSADSGGPEQIGTAALKHKERGKALAAQAAGTCKFGSSNVIANASNWGVKIDSLEDFLKKLEKFGSIENKQTSKPLVSGRTAKQSAKPKVRKLYAPFIKVEDHSRCYKPLVHELKEWPKIYFDGPVGGCPFDPPRNEADKSREEHARHKRKQVHEDKNKKKGFCECCCIHYEDLDSHLLSDRHQSFARDPSNYRSLDELIKKGPSLQDFLTKIRQKHKQELKENQDKNTRAESSNESCVSPPEQKTPSKHGPPQCHTPDNKEDCHTPTNPSPEKTPSAQPSPDHALDDNDTPKRVLRSRKKDIEELRSDSSLKTGTSEERNSPGKHPTTPKRNRVKHLSSPLKRNDVVAKKQIPHVRIRSSTSSSPTANSTHNTGASVSSPRAKSASFAQEDALGQSLTGIAVENKISQDLVKVAIVEETDRGVRTRRSRQDCDEGGSKLAQDLERNEKGGFGDDLTSSKLALGDEQQGCEKESGEEKKQIKTRSAGNENLLELDQGSAQRTSLTSTTKTSPAMEAKTLKSPETETKTCVAGGRIESGDETRLKTTEDVEASLVSQNIAVETKKSDHVTPASCTSVQSSVSANMRVCDREETEVAESTTVESTQENQEFYQDKRRTSPRLLAAEKELTKEASENKSKQPSLNSLSCDVQVKLSDCRGICVSSNKPVLECSSAESETESIRLSTEENLPTSKEAASRDATSEAQDEEISSTPTINCCPSSPNSENSGYFNEAGGGYRLRKRSNQQDQKENENISKRTRSNCNIPDEEQKVDPSQANVLSPFTSVKTKGLTEKSELFKGRGNQTPERKSRKIKGKLKSPSHTALREKIMNKKDPESESDDSTFSESPRSGPMRETRSMRASVRSLDTEKCAMEATVQPSASLEKTVSVDHLLTLAIPIRDQVPARNNGESNFPQSSFSLEGQAAHGVACLFDSDDENEEFYGFNVPQFDKSFSSEGELSYQINTLVESINRGNTDRNHSDVNNATMTEIFEQTNERVTIKKTADEELTNAGSKEITRGEKVNEEVSQTEHAEQEQRTRKRKSATDCVGSGTAKRAKSEGAYEEARFRAAYMALSPVDSGASHNDADDDVDDDVFSAVSDSTDGEEEDAESPFSFTSWRQKRKSEDIQPELERPTKRRKSNLRWCDTESGPGPSSLTSTCESYPNCEIERVIEEKGKDATESSGKTTICDEIAKEESTGIAGHRPSMGCASVLHVESNETIVDALGYDAMLEKTNRGRCVSTMVDFNDSYFDDEPIIQTMEERVKLRRTRDDSLKASQNSSSVENQDNEIDKSSTTSSSSRGTSSSTKMAILPLKPLKRVTATTRKDNLPLKPLKRISTSQATSQKVFLPLKPLQRTSSTQSSMKPNRTRSSPSFTRPLPATTFGNTRRPTWIFDQGSFGSSPPEVPRFAAKSFRHSTPTSSKAKYTLRSRKRASWNLKQQDAFAFDE